The Antarcticibacterium flavum genome contains the following window.
CTAAAGGCAGTTACGTAAGGTACTCCCGAAGCACTTAAACCTCCATTATTTACGTGTTGCTGACCGTAGAACTTCACAAGGTCAAAATGCGCTAGTGCTCTTATTGCATAAGCCTGACCTTTAATGTGATTTATTCTTGCTTCATCACCTTCAATACCTTCTGCACCAATAATAATATTGGCAGATGCTATTACCCCGTAGATCTGTGACCATAGAGAACTCGCAATAGCAGACTGAGCGTTTAAGTCCATTTGAGCCTCTACCACGAAACGGTTAGAGTTTGCATTGGATGTTGCATTGTCTGAAAACACCTCACCCAGGATTATGACATCCCTGTTATAATAAGCTGTTGTAGACATTCTTTCCATTGCTCCAATTAAAAGAGCTTCAAGGTCATTCAGAGAATTAATACTGGTCTCAATACTTTTTGATTGAGCCAGTGTTGGCTCCAGGTCCTCCTCAGAGCAAGAGGTAAGAGTACCTATGCTCAGGACGAATAGTAATAAATATTTAAATGTTCTTTTCATTTTCTAGAATTTTACGTTAATACCTAAAGTATAAGTTTCTACTGGAGGTGTTGTTAGTGTTGTATAACCATTTGCTCTTACTTCAGGATCCAATAATAATCCATCATCTTTTACCCATGTAGCAAGATTCGTACCTCTTAATGTTAATGTTAGACCATCAAGACCAACAGACTGTGCAAATTGAGATGGCAGGTTATAACCTAAAGCAACATTTCTAAGTCTTACAAAATCTCCATCATATAAGTGACGGCTAGAAGTCGCGTGGAAATTGTCATTTCTTGCATAGTTTACCACAGGTACATTCGTAACGTCCCCTGGCTGTTGCCATCTATCCATAAGTTCTGCAGCACCATTGTAAGTTCCTAATGTAAAACTGTTAGTTCTTAGGTAAAATTGTGCAAATTGCTCATAAATTTTATGACCACCCTGGAAATAAATATCAGCCTCAGCAAAGAAACCTTTGAATTGAACTCTGGTTCCTAAACCTCCTGAGTAAGTTGGTAAAGCACCAACACCCTGGTCAACTCTTTCAGCATTATTGTAGTTTGAAGTAACTTCTCCATCTCTACCGTTCACATACCAGGTAGGAGCTCCAGTTTGTGGATCTACACCTGCCCATGTTCTCATGTACCAGGTTCCTGCTGGCAAACCAACTCTTGTTGTCTTATAAACACTTCCGGCTAAAGGATCGATATCATTACCATCAGCTCCAACAGCTAAAGCGGTAACTTCATTCTCTACAGTAGCAACGTTACCAGAGATATTCCAGGAGAAATCTGCAGTTCTAATTACGTCGAAAGCCAATTCAACTTCCACACCCTTGTTGGTCATCTCACCAAGGTTTTGGTCCTGGCTTGAGAAACCTGTGGTTCTTGATAATGGAACTTCCTGTAAAAGGTCGTAAGTTCTTCTGTTATAGTAAGCAAAAGATCCTGTTAACCTGTTGTCAAATACTCCAAAAGTAAAACCAACATCAAAGGTCTCACCTTTTTCCCAGGTAAGATCGGCATTACCAAATTGAGTAGGAGTAGCCCCACCATTGTTTGAGTAATCTGCTCCGTATCCTAATAGTGCCTGGTAAGCATTAAGCCCAACAGCGTTGTTACCTGTAATACCATAAGAAGCTCTAAGACGTAATGTATTGAATACTGAGCCTCTCATAAATTCTTCCCTGTGAACATTCCAGGCTGTACCTACAGATCCAAAAGTACCAAATCTGTTTCCTGGTCCAAATCTTGAAGAACCTTCTCTTCTTATAGTAGCATCAAGAACATACTTACCTGCGAAGTTATAGTTCAAAAGACCAAGGTAAGATACGTTATACCAATCTGTAAAAGATGAGAAAGCATCAAACTCTGCACTGGCAGAAGCAATGTTCGTTAACCCGTCTGCAGGAAAGTTGTTTCCAAAACCGAACAAGTACTGATTTTGGTTTTTCTGATATTCAAAAAGACCGGTTACATCAAAATTGTGATCCTGTCCTATTTTGAAGTTATAATTTAAACCACCCTGGTAAACAAGGTTTAAGGCTTTATTATCACTTGCAGAGATAGATCCATTTACAAATCTTGAATCTCCTTCATACCTGTTCTGGTAGTTCTTGTAATCTGTAACCTGCCAGTCTAAGCTTAAAGTATTTCTGAAAGTAAGATTTTCAAAAAGCTCCCAGTCGAAACGTGTGTTAGAAAGCGCACGAGTTAACATGTTTCTGGCAATGTTATTTTCAGTTACATACAATGTGTTGTGTAATGAACCAAACTGCAGCCCACCTCTTCTTAAATTACCATCAGCATCATAAGGATTGTTGAAAGGGTTCATCAAGTATCTTGTGATGAAAGGGTTTGAGAAGAAAGATCCCTGCTCTAAAATTGGGTTTTGAGTAGTATTGGAAACATTCACAGAAGTTGTGAAATTCATGTTCTCTCTCATTTTTCTTGAAAAGTTGAAAGAACCATTTATTCTTTCAAAAGCAGCTCCAATTACAGTAGCTTCAGTCTTGTTATAACCTACAGACGCATAGAAAGAACTTAACTCATCACCACCTGTAGCAGAGAAAGTATAGTTTTGCAATAGTGCATCCTCATTCTTAATTAATCCAGTCCAGTTATAATCTGTCCCATCATAATCTTCTGTTCCCGCAGGTAAAACTCCAAAGTCAACTGCAAGGGGGATAGCATTTTCAGGGGTAAAACCAAAATCACCTGATGTACCATTAGCACCATAAGAATTTACAAGAGCCTCACCTAAAAGCTCAAGTCTTTGAGCACCTGTTAATACATCT
Protein-coding sequences here:
- a CDS encoding SusC/RagA family TonB-linked outer membrane protein, which codes for MKKSLNGILTLLFALVVQISFAQDIQITGTVSDTDGMPLPGVNVILRGTNTGTTTDFDGNYQINASQNQVLVFSFVGYQTLTRTIGTSNVINVSLEEDSAVLDEVVVLGYSTRGVEEVTGSSVQIGGEDVAEVPLVSVDQALQGKVAGLQVTTSSGTPGSAQDIRIRGQSSLTAGNEPLYVIDGVPVSNDNQAGSANVSTLNPLAAINSQDIASITVLKDASATAAYGARGSNGVIVVTTKRGKTGETQFTFTSQVGIQNDAYNKRDVLTGAQRLELLGEALVNSYGANGTSGDFGFTPENAIPLAVDFGVLPAGTEDYDGTDYNWTGLIKNEDALLQNYTFSATGGDELSSFYASVGYNKTEATVIGAAFERINGSFNFSRKMRENMNFTTSVNVSNTTQNPILEQGSFFSNPFITRYLMNPFNNPYDADGNLRRGGLQFGSLHNTLYVTENNIARNMLTRALSNTRFDWELFENLTFRNTLSLDWQVTDYKNYQNRYEGDSRFVNGSISASDNKALNLVYQGGLNYNFKIGQDHNFDVTGLFEYQKNQNQYLFGFGNNFPADGLTNIASASAEFDAFSSFTDWYNVSYLGLLNYNFAGKYVLDATIRREGSSRFGPGNRFGTFGSVGTAWNVHREEFMRGSVFNTLRLRASYGITGNNAVGLNAYQALLGYGADYSNNGGATPTQFGNADLTWEKGETFDVGFTFGVFDNRLTGSFAYYNRRTYDLLQEVPLSRTTGFSSQDQNLGEMTNKGVEVELAFDVIRTADFSWNISGNVATVENEVTALAVGADGNDIDPLAGSVYKTTRVGLPAGTWYMRTWAGVDPQTGAPTWYVNGRDGEVTSNYNNAERVDQGVGALPTYSGGLGTRVQFKGFFAEADIYFQGGHKIYEQFAQFYLRTNSFTLGTYNGAAELMDRWQQPGDVTNVPVVNYARNDNFHATSSRHLYDGDFVRLRNVALGYNLPSQFAQSVGLDGLTLTLRGTNLATWVKDDGLLLDPEVRANGYTTLTTPPVETYTLGINVKF